Proteins encoded together in one Benincasa hispida cultivar B227 chromosome 1, ASM972705v1, whole genome shotgun sequence window:
- the LOC120084742 gene encoding cytochrome c oxidase subunit 5b-2, mitochondrial-like, which yields MWRRLLSSPLKSLKSLPSSSTPASAPLGYISKATRRAAVSHVSPSPAVSLFASHYASDSADTGLKKKVEDIMPIATGHEREELEASLEGKDILDINHPVGPFGTKEAPAVIKSYYDERLVGCPGGEGEDEHDVVWFRLRKGVPHECPVCSQYFVLEVVGPGGSPDGYGDDDHHH from the exons ATGTGGAGAAGATTGCTCTCATCGCCTCTCAAATCCTTAAAATCTCTTCCCTCATCATCGACGCCTGCATCCGCTCCGTTGGGATACATTTCCAAAGCCACTCGACGCGCTGCTGTTTCTCATGTTTCTCCTTCCCCGGCTGTTTCGCTTTTCGCTAGCCATTACGCCTCTGATTCTG CTGATACTGGTCTGAAGAAGAAGGTTGAGGATATAATGCCAATCGCAACCGGACATGAGCGTGAAGAGCTTGAAGCTTCGCTTGAG GGAAAAGACATCCTTGACATAAACCATCCTGTTGGTCCTTTTGGAACTAAG GAAGCACCTGCAGTTATCAAGTCATATTATGATGAAAGATTAGTTGGATGCCCTGGAGGTGAAGGCG AGGATGAGCACGATGTTGTCTGGTTTCGTCTGAGGAAAGGCGTGCCGCATGAATGCCCTGTGTGCTCGCAGTACTTTGTG CTGGAAGTGGTGGGACCTGGAGGATCGCCAGATGGTTATGGAGACGATGATCATCACCATTGA